ATCATATGGGCGAATTTGGAATACGGCATATACCACAGGAGGAAGAAAACAAAGACCATATGGATAAAATAATTGGCATAGGCCACCAGCGGCATTCCCATATAACTGCGGGTCAGCCATGATAACATCCCGGTCAGACCGACAAAAAATAGAATGTATAAAAAGAGATAATCGGTATAGCCATTGGCCCCAACCTCGTCTTTTTTCTGCCATCGGCGAATAATCAGCATGGCGCCACCGATAACCAGGGCCAGGCCGCTCAACGCACCGAGAATTTTAATCGGGTTAGGCAACTCAATCGGGGGCCAGGGAAGCAGGTGGATTTCGAATAGTTTCCAGTCATGGGCATAGTGCGGGATAAAAATAAGCAGAAAAACCGCTCCGGTAACAATCATCGATCCGACAAAACCGCCCAGAAGCAACATATGCCACAGCCTTCGAGGACGATTGGTCTCGCAACGACCGAAATTGGAATGACTAATGATCTCTTTCATAACTACCAGAGACGAAGAGATGAAAGATTTTTCCGGTTTCGGACCGGATGATTTTAACGTTTTCCAGAAACGGATAAAACCGGTAGCCGCAAAGATAAAAATCAGAATCATACCGAATACGAACAGGGCATCGACCGTTTTATGCGGCAGGAAATAATCAAAGTCAATCCGGGCACTGGATAAAAATAAGTATTTGCCGTTTTCGATTGGGGCGGAAAAGATTACGCAAGCCAGCAGGATTAAAATCGGGACCAAAAAAAGGACCGGAAGAGCCTTGGGACTGGCCAGGGCGCGACCCATAAATGAAGGAAAAGAAAAATTGCGATATATATATGAGCGTATCGCGGCCAAAACATCACCCGGACGGGCTCCCCGGGGACAATGGATTGTGCAATCATTACATTGATAACACATCCAGATATCGGGATCGGCTATCAGGCGATCCGTCCGACCCCAC
This genomic stretch from Candidatus Zixiibacteriota bacterium harbors:
- the qmoC gene encoding quinone-interacting membrane-bound oxidoreductase complex subunit QmoC, yielding MANGHLVEPDLRLIREIKTAGGNNLKQCYQCATCSVVCNLSPEDNPFPRKEMLLAQWGRTDRLIADPDIWMCYQCNDCTIHCPRGARPGDVLAAIRSYIYRNFSFPSFMGRALASPKALPVLFLVPILILLACVIFSAPIENGKYLFLSSARIDFDYFLPHKTVDALFVFGMILIFIFAATGFIRFWKTLKSSGPKPEKSFISSSLVVMKEIISHSNFGRCETNRPRRLWHMLLLGGFVGSMIVTGAVFLLIFIPHYAHDWKLFEIHLLPWPPIELPNPIKILGALSGLALVIGGAMLIIRRWQKKDEVGANGYTDYLFLYILFFVGLTGMLSWLTRSYMGMPLVAYANYFIHMVFVFFLLWYMPYSKFAHMIYRTLALIYVHSIGRTARN